The genomic interval TGACCTTTTAAAAACTCTGACCTTTGATAAACTCTGACCTTTTAAAAACTCTGACCTTTGATAAACTCTGACCTTTTAAAAACTCTGACCTTTGAAAAACTCCTAAAACCAGAAGAAACCGTCTGCagaatgttttctccttttgtgcCTCATCATCATGAGGAACAGTTTGATTTTAAGACATCAGACAAGAATGTTCTTTGAATGATTCTCAggttaaattaaagttttttatattcactttgttttatgtGCATTAATTTTATActatatttttattgagtttctttgtgttttaactgtttgatatgatttgttttaaactctttaTTGTTTAGAACTTTGAATAATGTTGattataataatcataataactataaagtttgactttttacatatttaatgtgaCAACAGCAGTTTAATATTGTTTAGGATAAATGAACAACTTCCAACTAGAAGATAAACAGATCTGTAAAAGATCTGAAGACaatcatgtttcacattttctattaaatttggCATCAACATCCTAATAAAGACTCGTGATTTATCAGAGTAATACTCTGATTTAACCACTAGATGTCTCCCTCCAGTTTTACTTTGAGTTGCAAAGTAAAACTTCaccagacaaaataaaaatatcagattcTGTtagaaataatatataatatttacaaaagtcaacaaaagaacaaaacatgcCTCTAACTATAAATATGGCTTTTTAATAATAACTTGGTTCgaacaaaaaccttttaattcAGGCCCCAAAATCTTCACTTTGTAgaaagtattttgtttgtttttgtttttttaagttgtttaaaaaaatcctgcattgaaaagtttttacagtttctattATAATTATGCAGCTATTGAAAATGAATTGtccttttattcatttattcattcactgTGTGAAATAGAGGAACAACTTCAATCTCTCCAGAAAGATTTGAGTTGGTAACAAAGGTGATTAATTTTCCAGGACCAGGCTAAAGAAGAACAGCTCTAAACCTCCACTGATTTCAGAAATAAGacacatttctttctgttctgatcttatatatatatatatatatatatatatatatatatatatatatatatatatatatatatatatatatatatatatatatatatatatatatatatatatatatatatatatatatatatatatatatttctatatcttGTGTTTGTATGGTTTGTATTTCCTCCATGGTGACTCATCACCAATCAAGTGGCAAAGTTAATTATAAACACAATCTTTACGTTATTAAGACggcttgaataaaaacagaaaactgtcattttttgtttttcaaaagaaaattatcATCAATCAGTCACCAACAAGAAGTTCAGTTTCCTGGTTTGATGTTCAGCTGTGATGTTCAGTGACTACAGTCCTTAGTTTAGTTTATCAatgagcaggaaaataaaaaaagtcaataattaataaaagttaTTACTCTGTAATTGTTCTATTTccatctcttcatcatttatCACTTCTTCATTTCGAGAGTTGTTGCTCCAGCGTTGAAAAACTGTAACCAACAGAAAGTAAACagtgaatatttatattaacacaaaatataaataagtgaCAATATTTAATCCTTAACAGTTTTTgtctgttaaaatgtttcatcaacCTGGGCAGCAGAAAGGctacaataaacaacaaagacctaaaagagaataaagttactcataatggtttctagttttattattttattttcagacaaacaccaacagatattaataaatatgtgaaaactgcagaactTTTCTTATTCATGTTTATCAAGACAgatccatgtttctgtttaatttctcTTCAGCTTCACATCAATttttgaaaactattaaaaactatattttctatcaatttaaatatgcatttatggAGATTATTAGTTATTAATTCACCAAAATCCTGCAAGattaacaaagacaaagactGACTTACTTTGTTTAAGTCTGCGGCGACGAACAACACAGATTatgatggagatgatgatgatgagtaatacaacaccaccaccaccaacaaCAACACCAATAACTGCAGGATCATCTCctgtgacaaaaaagaaaaacaggtttttaatattctgtttttgaatattttgaattcaattttgcatatttttgtttattaatgagATGAAAGTTGTGAACCAACAGTCACCTCATCATTCAGGGGTCAACATTtactgcaacacacacacacacacacacacacacacacacagctacacgcgcacacacgcacacgcccacacacacacacacacagatgaacacagaacctttttatttttactgtctgACTCTAAATTGTATGAAACctaactattttttttagtttagttagaaggaataaaagctaaactttgttaaatgccagtttattacttttcttaaattcagaagttttcttATCAATGTGTCTAGATGATGTCATAGTTGTGAATAATATTAAAGACTGATTCACATCTTCTTATTTCAAAGTTGGTTCAGTTGTGGATGTGAGataaaagttgaagaaaaaacttCCTGAAAGGCAGGAAGATTAAAAACTGGATTTCCACCAGTTTGGTTCTTTATTTGGTTCCTTTGTTCCAGATTTCTGAAGATGGGATGttgatttattcaaataatattaATCAAGTTTTCACACCATAGAAATGCTTTAATATGTTCAGGAAGGAAAACAggtttagtcattttatttgttatttactCCAACAATTGTACAAAGAAATGTGATTAACCTGATAAATAAATGATCCATTTAGAGATCAAATCAACCAATCTatagagaaacaaaacattttactattCTACTAATTTATCcacatttaagtaaaatattaatttaatcaagACACTTATTGGCTCTTATTGTCTGAGTAGGTAAAGATAGAAACATATTATTATCAGTTCCtgtgacaaaaaggaaaaactgtctttacatatttctattttggAAATAATCTCTTTTGCccagaattgttttatttgtagaagTTCAATTATTGTTCAAATCAACCAGTTTATACAGTAACAGAAACTTTTAAGCTTTCTACTCATTTATCCACATTTATATGACaataaactgaaatttattCAAGACATTCTTACCATTGTTATTATCTCCTTTTccacctaaaaaagaaaaatataaaataaaatatgtaaaacataaatggaCTGAAgttatttaaagtatttccaGTCATGCTGACCTCTCAAAGCTCTCAACACTGCAGACAGTTTCACCCATTCACTCACTAACACACGTTCATACACCTGTATGcagatcaataaatatttaagagtTATCTGCCTTGCCCAagggcacatcaacatgtgaccAGGGGAAACTGGAAGACAACAACTGTATCCACTGAGTCACAGTCGCTGTGACAGAAACAACTGATTATCAGTTATTAAGATATTTACCTCCAGAATGTCGGTTAGGGTTTTCTTCTCCATCAACTGTTGAGGAATCACATTGATTGTtaaagaaatcaacatttgtatctattttatcttaaatgatTCTGATTCAATAAAGCTCACCAACAAGCAGAATAATATTTCTCTCATCTGAGAGAACAGGCCGATGGAGAACAATACACGTGTAAATCCCAGCATCGTTCTTCGTTACCTTGGCCAACTTGAGGGAAACGTCACCGTGTTCCAGCATTTTATGGTTCAGAATGGTTCGATCTTTGTAGCTTTCGTCTTGAGA from Gambusia affinis linkage group LG18, SWU_Gaff_1.0, whole genome shotgun sequence carries:
- the LOC122821061 gene encoding selection and upkeep of intraepithelial T-cells protein 4-like isoform X2; this encodes MLFIRKVYVMRCFPVIFGLISFLPVAVQGQYHLTGSEGPIEAQVGSNVVLPCNVEPPVDMRDGIVEWMFNFSKIVHLFRQEADDRESQDESYKDRTILNHKMLEHGDVSLKLAKVTKNDAGIYTCIVLHRPVLSDERNIILLVVDGEENPNRHSGGDDPAVIGVVVGGGGVVLLIIIISIIICVVRRRRLKQIFQRWSNNSRNEEVINDEEMEIEQLQSNNFY
- the LOC122821061 gene encoding selection and upkeep of intraepithelial T-cells protein 4-like isoform X1 yields the protein MLFIRKVYVMRCFPVIFGLISFLPVAVQGQYHLTGSEGPIEAQVGSNVVLPCNVEPPVDMRDGIVEWMFNFSKIVHLFRQEADDRESQDESYKDRTILNHKMLEHGDVSLKLAKVTKNDAGIYTCIVLHRPVLSDERNIILLVVDGEENPNRHSGGGKGDNNNGDDPAVIGVVVGGGGVVLLIIIISIIICVVRRRRLKQIFQRWSNNSRNEEVINDEEMEIEQLQSNNFY